A single Deinococcus sp. HSC-46F16 DNA region contains:
- a CDS encoding deoxynucleoside kinase — translation MYLAISGNIGSGKSTLTRMLADRYGLRPVYEPYAENPYLEDFYRDMRRYSFHSQVYFLSRRLEQHLNLVTGARYVIQDRTVFEDANIFARNLYESGQMEARDWATYRGLYEGVLPALRVPDLLIHIDASLPTLKKRIAQRGRAYEKDIPDAYLGGLNRLYDEWIQDFDACPVVRVPGDELDFVQHPAAFQWVCSRVQAHGFGLPLLR, via the coding sequence ATGTACCTCGCCATCTCCGGCAACATCGGCAGCGGCAAGAGCACGCTGACCCGGATGCTCGCCGACCGCTACGGCCTGCGCCCGGTGTACGAGCCGTACGCCGAGAACCCCTACCTGGAGGACTTCTACCGCGACATGCGGCGGTATTCCTTTCATAGCCAGGTGTATTTCCTGTCGCGGCGGCTGGAGCAGCACCTCAATCTGGTGACGGGAGCGCGGTACGTCATTCAGGACCGCACGGTCTTCGAGGACGCCAACATCTTCGCCCGCAACCTGTACGAGTCGGGCCAGATGGAGGCGCGCGACTGGGCGACCTACCGGGGACTTTACGAGGGCGTGCTTCCGGCCCTGCGGGTGCCCGACCTCCTGATTCACATCGATGCCTCGCTGCCCACCCTGAAAAAGCGCATCGCCCAGCGGGGCCGCGCCTACGAAAAGGACATCCCCGACGCCTACCTGGGGGGCCTGAATCGCCTCTACGACGAATGGATTCAGGACTTCGACGCCTGCCCGGTCGTGCGGGTGCCGGGGGATGAGCTGGACTTCGTGCAGCATCCGGCGGCCTTTCAGTGGGTGTGCAGCCGGGTGCAGGCGCACGGCTTCGGGCTGCCGCTTTTGCGCTGA
- a CDS encoding helix-turn-helix domain-containing protein, which yields MTQIQQEEVRVTDAAVARALRQQHGFLGHFLAPRSPSEVAPALGMAPNLVHHHARKLADLGLLFEARREGGRVYYQLAAREFRVPSDLLPPGDEEGNGTADLRELSQGFLRAYERSWSRMHAGEEDLFGFGDAGRPARPVPLPSEPSAEPCPTHLDALTLRLSPERYAQLARAITALLDEAAAEGIREGGYPCTVALLAFQGVPGEGEAGTFNGIARRTNSFLGVAPS from the coding sequence ATGACCCAAATCCAGCAGGAGGAGGTGCGCGTGACGGACGCCGCCGTTGCCCGCGCCCTGCGGCAGCAGCACGGCTTTCTGGGGCACTTCCTGGCCCCGCGCTCCCCCAGCGAGGTGGCCCCGGCGCTGGGGATGGCCCCCAACCTCGTCCACCACCATGCCCGCAAATTGGCCGACCTCGGCCTGCTGTTCGAGGCGCGGCGGGAAGGTGGGAGGGTGTACTACCAGCTCGCCGCGCGGGAATTCCGGGTGCCCTCGGACCTGCTACCCCCCGGCGACGAGGAAGGCAATGGCACGGCAGATCTGCGCGAGCTGTCGCAGGGGTTCCTGCGGGCCTACGAGCGGTCGTGGAGCCGAATGCACGCGGGCGAGGAGGACCTCTTCGGCTTCGGGGATGCGGGGCGCCCGGCCCGGCCCGTGCCCCTGCCCTCCGAGCCGTCCGCCGAGCCCTGTCCCACCCACCTCGACGCGCTGACGCTGCGGCTCTCGCCCGAGCGGTACGCGCAGCTTGCCCGCGCGATCACGGCCCTGCTCGACGAGGCCGCTGCCGAGGGCATCCGCGAGGGCGGGTATCCCTGCACCGTCGCCCTGCTGGCGTTTCAGGGGGTGCCCGGCGAGGGGGAGGCGGGGACCTTCAACGGGATTGCCCGACGCACGAATTCTTTTCTGGGAGTGGCACCATCCTGA
- a CDS encoding acyl-CoA dehydrogenase C-terminal domain-containing protein — translation MPQYKAPLRDIKFLMHELLQAPQVLSGVPFYQANDTADSDLLNQVLEEAARFVETELAPLNRVGDEEGCTRFEDGSVTTPTGFKAAYKKYREAGWTALDADPNYGGQGMPHLVSNVLVEMMTSANVAWSMYPGLSHGAYSALHAVGSEELKDLYLPKIVSGEWTGTMCLTEPHAGTDLGMIRTKATDNGDGTYAVTGTKIFISAGEHDLAENIVHLVLARLEGSPQGTKGISLFLVPKFVPNADGSLGERNGVVCGSIEHKMGIHGNATAVLNFDGAKGYLVGEINKGMNHMFIMMNAARLGTGLQGLGLGEVAYQNALAYAKDRIQMRHEPRVNADEPADPIIVHPDVRRMLLTGKAYTEAGRAMAMWLALSIDLEHHHPDEAQRKEAADLVALLTPVAKAFMTDNGFTTAVLSQQVLGGHGYIREWGLEQFVRDARIGQIYEGTNGIQALDLLGRKVLMDGGKKLQKLAGTLQEFVEDNADDEDLAPYLDQLGKAAGQLGSLTMVIGQKAMAGPEGADEVNAAAVDYLRYFGHVVYGYLWARMAKIAHEKINAGQDRDGFYLGKVQTARFYFTKLFPETKALAATIKAGNEPLAVDDRAVFGLERALVGA, via the coding sequence ATGCCCCAGTACAAAGCTCCCCTGCGCGACATCAAGTTCCTGATGCACGAGCTGCTGCAAGCCCCCCAGGTGCTGAGCGGCGTGCCCTTCTACCAGGCGAACGACACCGCCGACAGCGACCTGCTCAACCAGGTGCTCGAGGAAGCTGCCCGCTTCGTCGAAACCGAACTCGCGCCGCTGAACCGTGTGGGCGACGAGGAGGGCTGCACCCGCTTTGAAGACGGCTCGGTGACTACGCCGACCGGCTTCAAGGCCGCCTACAAGAAGTACCGCGAGGCGGGCTGGACCGCGCTTGACGCCGATCCCAACTACGGCGGCCAGGGCATGCCGCACCTCGTGAGCAACGTGCTCGTCGAGATGATGACCTCCGCGAACGTGGCCTGGAGCATGTACCCCGGCCTGTCGCACGGCGCGTACTCGGCCCTGCACGCGGTGGGCAGCGAGGAGCTCAAGGACCTCTACCTCCCCAAGATCGTCTCCGGCGAGTGGACGGGCACGATGTGCCTCACCGAGCCGCACGCGGGCACCGACTTGGGCATGATCCGCACGAAGGCGACCGACAACGGCGACGGCACCTACGCGGTCACCGGCACCAAGATCTTTATCAGTGCGGGCGAGCACGACCTCGCCGAGAACATCGTGCACCTTGTCCTCGCGCGGCTGGAGGGCAGCCCGCAGGGGACCAAGGGCATCTCCCTCTTTCTGGTGCCCAAGTTCGTGCCGAACGCCGACGGCAGCCTCGGCGAGCGCAACGGCGTGGTGTGCGGGTCCATCGAGCACAAGATGGGCATCCACGGCAACGCGACCGCCGTGCTGAACTTCGACGGGGCCAAGGGCTACCTGGTCGGCGAGATCAACAAGGGCATGAACCACATGTTCATCATGATGAACGCCGCCCGCCTGGGGACCGGCCTCCAGGGCCTCGGGCTGGGCGAGGTGGCCTACCAGAACGCGCTGGCGTATGCCAAGGACCGCATCCAGATGCGCCACGAGCCGCGCGTGAACGCGGACGAGCCCGCCGACCCCATCATCGTGCACCCCGACGTGCGCCGCATGCTGCTGACGGGCAAGGCGTACACGGAAGCGGGCCGGGCCATGGCGATGTGGCTGGCCCTGAGCATTGACCTCGAGCACCACCACCCCGACGAGGCGCAGCGCAAGGAAGCCGCCGACCTCGTGGCGCTGCTGACCCCGGTCGCCAAGGCGTTCATGACCGACAACGGCTTCACCACGGCGGTGCTCTCGCAGCAGGTGCTGGGCGGGCACGGCTACATCCGCGAGTGGGGGCTGGAGCAGTTCGTGCGCGACGCCCGCATCGGCCAGATCTACGAGGGCACCAACGGCATCCAGGCCCTCGACCTGCTGGGCCGCAAGGTGCTGATGGACGGCGGCAAGAAGCTCCAGAAGCTCGCCGGGACCTTGCAGGAGTTCGTGGAGGACAACGCGGACGACGAGGACCTCGCCCCCTACCTTGACCAGCTCGGCAAGGCCGCCGGGCAGCTCGGCTCGCTGACGATGGTGATCGGCCAGAAGGCGATGGCGGGGCCGGAGGGCGCCGACGAGGTCAACGCCGCCGCCGTGGACTACCTGCGCTACTTCGGGCACGTCGTGTACGGCTACCTGTGGGCGCGGATGGCAAAGATCGCCCACGAGAAGATCAACGCCGGGCAGGACCGCGACGGTTTCTATCTCGGCAAGGTGCAGACCGCGCGGTTCTACTTCACCAAGCTGTTCCCCGAGACCAAGGCGCTCGCCGCGACCATCAAGGCCGGAAACGAGCCGCTGGCCGTGGACGACCGCGCGGTGTTCGGGCTGGAGCGGGCGCTCGTCGGGGCGTAA
- a CDS encoding trypsin-like peptidase domain-containing protein translates to MTAALRALAAALLLAGAGAAVYFTGHGQGVQAQRALATTDEINTVEVVQKSLRAVVRVDARLRKEFLQAGDDPVETGTGFFYKSNLIVTNYHVVQFQESVSVTLYNGRRVPARVEGIDPGIDIAILRVSGVSAPRTLAFGRSASLIPGQKLITIGTPLRIPNFVGTGVFSVMASAQDVPRDDQLGQEIGQYLLTTASIQQGNSGGPVLDSRGAVVGVADANAAPNLFVPGLIGMAIPSDLVRQSLDDLEKIGVPQRGTLGVTLVDLDTLDPALRQLAGLSSSEGALVDEVAAGSAGGRAGLRGSLRNSRGQLLAPLGDIIVAVDGVRVRGSYDVTRLVAAKRPGQTVNLRVWRNKKSVNVKVTLQKRTLQ, encoded by the coding sequence GTGACCGCCGCGCTGCGTGCCCTGGCAGCCGCCCTGCTTCTCGCCGGAGCGGGGGCCGCCGTCTATTTCACCGGGCACGGGCAGGGCGTGCAGGCGCAGCGGGCACTGGCGACCACCGACGAGATCAACACCGTCGAGGTGGTGCAAAAGTCGCTGCGGGCCGTCGTGCGGGTCGACGCCCGGCTGCGCAAGGAGTTCCTGCAGGCCGGAGACGACCCGGTGGAGACAGGCACCGGCTTTTTCTACAAGTCCAACCTGATCGTCACCAACTACCACGTCGTGCAGTTCCAGGAGTCGGTCAGCGTGACCCTCTACAACGGGCGGCGGGTGCCCGCACGGGTCGAGGGCATTGACCCCGGCATCGACATCGCCATCCTGCGGGTGAGTGGGGTCTCCGCGCCGCGCACGCTCGCTTTCGGGCGCAGCGCCAGCCTGATTCCGGGGCAGAAGCTGATCACCATCGGCACCCCGCTGCGAATCCCCAACTTCGTGGGCACCGGGGTCTTCAGCGTGATGGCAAGCGCCCAGGACGTGCCGCGCGACGACCAGCTCGGGCAGGAGATCGGGCAGTACCTGCTGACGACCGCCAGCATTCAGCAGGGCAACAGTGGCGGGCCGGTCCTCGACTCGCGTGGGGCGGTGGTGGGCGTCGCGGACGCGAACGCCGCGCCCAACCTGTTCGTGCCCGGCTTGATCGGTATGGCGATTCCCAGTGACCTCGTGCGGCAGAGCCTCGACGACCTCGAAAAGATCGGCGTGCCCCAGCGCGGCACGCTGGGAGTGACGCTGGTGGACCTCGACACGCTCGACCCGGCGCTGCGGCAGCTCGCGGGCCTGAGCAGCTCGGAGGGAGCCCTGGTCGACGAGGTCGCCGCCGGGTCTGCCGGGGGCCGGGCCGGATTGCGCGGCAGCCTGCGCAACAGCCGGGGCCAGCTTCTGGCGCCGCTGGGCGACATCATCGTGGCGGTGGACGGCGTGCGGGTGCGCGGCAGCTACGACGTCACCCGGCTGGTGGCCGCCAAGCGCCCCGGCCAGACGGTCAACCTGCGGGTCTGGCGCAACAAGAAGAGCGTCAACGTGAAGGTGACTTTGCAAAAGAGAACCTTGCAGTAA
- a CDS encoding ferritin-like domain-containing protein — protein MAMQMQDLQDLYVHKLQDIYSAEQQGLQAMQQSLGRIQTPELQQGMQRHIQQTQEQIGRLEQILQTLGEQPGGEECMGMKGLVQEAQKLMQEDASPEVLEAGLIAAQQAMEHYEIAGYGTARTYAQLLGDQDAVRLLEQTLNEEKMTDEQLTQIAQQINVEAMNA, from the coding sequence ATGGCGATGCAAATGCAGGACCTCCAGGATCTCTACGTCCACAAGCTTCAGGACATCTACAGCGCCGAGCAGCAGGGTCTTCAGGCCATGCAACAGAGCCTGGGGAGGATTCAGACGCCCGAACTCCAGCAGGGAATGCAGAGGCACATCCAGCAGACCCAGGAGCAGATCGGGCGGCTGGAACAGATTCTCCAGACGCTCGGCGAGCAGCCCGGCGGCGAGGAGTGCATGGGCATGAAGGGGCTGGTGCAGGAAGCCCAGAAGCTGATGCAGGAGGACGCCAGCCCCGAGGTGCTGGAAGCGGGCCTGATCGCCGCCCAGCAGGCGATGGAGCACTATGAAATCGCCGGGTACGGCACCGCCCGCACCTACGCGCAGCTTCTGGGCGATCAGGACGCCGTGCGGCTGCTGGAGCAGACCCTGAACGAGGAGAAGATGACCGACGAGCAGCTCACCCAGATCGCCCAGCAGATCAACGTCGAGGCGATGAACGCCTGA
- a CDS encoding FmdB family transcriptional regulator has protein sequence MPTYVYKNIETGELYEIKQSMRDEALTAHPDTGAAIKRVLVTPGIAFRGSGFYVTDSRPAPKSEAGGSSAGGGGE, from the coding sequence ATGCCCACGTACGTCTACAAGAACATCGAAACTGGCGAGCTGTACGAGATCAAGCAGAGCATGCGCGACGAAGCGCTGACGGCCCACCCCGACACGGGCGCGGCGATCAAGCGCGTGCTGGTGACGCCCGGCATCGCCTTCCGGGGCAGCGGCTTTTACGTGACCGATTCCCGCCCCGCGCCGAAGAGCGAAGCTGGGGGCAGCAGCGCGGGCGGCGGCGGCGAGTGA
- a CDS encoding deoxynucleoside kinase has product MYVVVEGPIGVGKTSLAGRLAGRYGAELNLEVVEENPFLARFYEAPEAYSFQVQVFFLLSRFKQLSALAQPGLWSGHVVSDYLFDKDFIFAAMNLKDAEFALYEDLYSHLSPRLPTPDLVVYLRAEPGLLLSRIEKRGRPFERDMQAAYLADLTARYDEYFRTYPGHLLTVDASRYDFVGNPDDERALHAEIEAALRTGQGAVV; this is encoded by the coding sequence ATGTACGTCGTCGTCGAAGGCCCCATCGGGGTGGGAAAAACGAGCCTGGCGGGGCGGCTCGCGGGGCGCTACGGCGCGGAGCTGAATCTGGAGGTCGTGGAGGAAAACCCCTTCCTGGCCCGCTTTTACGAGGCGCCAGAGGCGTACTCCTTTCAGGTGCAGGTCTTCTTTCTGCTCTCGCGCTTCAAGCAGCTCTCGGCCCTCGCGCAGCCGGGGCTGTGGAGCGGCCACGTGGTCAGCGACTACCTCTTCGACAAGGACTTCATTTTCGCGGCGATGAACCTCAAAGACGCGGAGTTCGCGCTGTACGAGGACCTCTACAGCCACCTCTCGCCCCGGCTGCCCACCCCGGACCTCGTGGTGTACCTGCGGGCCGAGCCGGGGCTGCTGCTCTCGCGCATCGAGAAGCGCGGACGGCCCTTCGAGCGCGACATGCAGGCCGCCTACCTCGCGGACCTGACCGCCCGCTACGACGAATATTTCCGGACCTACCCCGGCCACCTGCTGACGGTGGACGCCAGCCGCTACGACTTCGTGGGCAACCCCGACGACGAACGCGCCCTGCACGCCGAGATCGAGGCGGCGCTGCGGACGGGGCAGGGGGCGGTGGTGTGA